A region from the Halomonas piscis genome encodes:
- a CDS encoding ATP-binding protein: MQEQLLDMVDSDTRAGFRLQYLEVLNWGTFDRRVWRVEVNGDNGLLTGDIGSGKSTLVDAMTTLLVPTQRVAYNKAAGAQHKERSLRSYVQGYYKSERSDSGHTAKPVALRDHNSYSVLLAVFGNEGYDQQVTLAQVFWHREKHGQPDRFYLVAEDALTVRKHLAHFNNDLATLRKQLRARPGVQLFESFPPYEATFRRLFGLKNNQALELFHQTVSMKSVGNLTDFVREHMLEAFDVQPRINDLLHHFDDLSRAHAAVLKARRQIDALTPLVADGDRHAQSVSQRQRWESSRDTLKSYFARHRQELLEKRLGHLETEHERQRRRLQQQADTLSEQRGQRDQIKEAIAQQGGDRLEQLAADIHRLGQERQRRQQKADDYARLADGLDLTRQPDLDTFTRQLGTLNARKDELQDLAAELDNRHTELEVSRRAHGKEHEALENELSSLRQRRSNIHSRQVGIRDALCQALELDADDLPFAGELLRVREQESAWEGAAERVLHGFALSLLVADEHYASVARWVESTNLRGRLVYFRVRQPQAAAPPERHARSLIDKLDIRPDSAFSPWLEQELARRFDYACCDDLAQFRREPRALTASGQIKTSHHRHEKDDRHRLDDRSRYVLGWSNEQKIAALENRQAEQERAIETLATQLAEIDTRRRELTAQRDAITALLQMQSFSEIDWHTPAQRIAELTREKQALESASSQLQVLTEQLTTLEARIREQEDAERQLNRKLGRTEDKQRNAQQALTEAQALLAQEPGQDEDLRELEALRPEALGDQQLTVESCTNREQEFREWLQRKIDNEAGQLGRLEARILKAMSRFQHDWPLDTQEVDASLDAMPEYRAMLHALQADNLPRFEQRFQELLQENTINEIASFQGQLHKERQLIRERIDQINRSLADIEYNPGRYILLEAQPNTDVDIREFQESLKACTENTTLGVEDDQYDERKFLQVKAIIERFRGREGTTELDQRWTRKVTDVRQWFTFAASERYREDGSEYEHYTDSGGKSGGQKEKLAYTVLAASLVYQFGLEWGEVRSRSFRFVMIDEAFGRGSDESARFGLELFRQLNLQLLIVTPLQKIHIIEPYVSHVSFVANPEGRESLLRNLTIEAFREERAAREGRPHS, translated from the coding sequence ATGCAGGAACAGCTGCTGGACATGGTGGATAGCGATACCCGCGCCGGCTTTCGGCTGCAATATCTCGAGGTGCTCAACTGGGGCACTTTTGATCGCCGGGTCTGGCGGGTAGAGGTCAACGGCGACAATGGCCTGCTTACCGGCGACATCGGTTCCGGCAAATCGACCCTGGTCGACGCCATGACCACTCTGCTGGTGCCCACCCAGCGTGTTGCCTACAACAAGGCCGCCGGGGCGCAGCACAAGGAGCGCTCGCTGCGTTCTTACGTTCAGGGCTATTACAAGTCCGAGCGCAGCGACAGCGGCCACACGGCCAAACCCGTCGCCCTGCGCGACCATAACAGCTATTCCGTGCTGCTTGCCGTATTCGGCAACGAAGGCTACGACCAGCAGGTCACTCTGGCCCAGGTTTTCTGGCACCGGGAAAAGCACGGCCAGCCCGACCGCTTTTACCTGGTCGCCGAAGACGCCCTGACCGTACGCAAGCACCTGGCTCACTTCAATAACGACCTCGCCACGCTGCGCAAACAGCTGCGCGCCCGCCCGGGCGTTCAGCTGTTCGAGAGCTTTCCGCCTTATGAAGCCACGTTCCGCCGGCTGTTCGGGCTGAAAAACAACCAGGCGCTGGAACTGTTTCATCAGACCGTGTCGATGAAGTCCGTGGGCAACCTGACCGATTTCGTCCGCGAGCACATGCTCGAAGCCTTCGATGTGCAGCCACGTATTAACGATTTGCTCCACCATTTTGACGACCTGAGCCGGGCCCATGCCGCCGTGCTCAAGGCCCGCCGCCAGATTGATGCGCTGACGCCTCTGGTGGCCGACGGCGACCGGCATGCGCAAAGCGTCAGCCAGCGCCAGCGCTGGGAAAGCAGCCGGGATACGCTAAAAAGCTATTTTGCCCGGCATCGCCAGGAGCTGCTGGAAAAGCGTCTCGGCCATCTGGAAACCGAGCACGAGCGCCAGCGCCGCCGCCTGCAGCAGCAGGCCGACACCCTGAGCGAGCAGCGCGGCCAGCGTGACCAGATCAAGGAAGCCATTGCCCAGCAGGGCGGCGACCGCCTGGAGCAGCTGGCCGCCGACATCCACCGACTGGGCCAGGAACGCCAGCGGCGTCAGCAAAAAGCCGACGACTACGCGCGCCTTGCCGACGGCCTGGACCTGACACGCCAGCCCGATCTGGACACCTTTACCCGCCAGCTCGGCACGCTCAACGCGCGCAAGGACGAGCTTCAGGACCTAGCTGCCGAGCTGGACAACCGCCACACGGAGCTTGAGGTATCGCGCCGGGCGCACGGTAAAGAGCACGAGGCGCTGGAGAACGAGCTGTCCTCCCTGCGCCAGCGCCGCTCCAATATTCATTCGCGCCAGGTGGGGATTCGTGACGCCCTGTGCCAGGCCCTCGAGCTGGACGCCGACGATCTGCCCTTTGCCGGCGAGCTGCTTCGCGTGCGCGAGCAGGAAAGCGCCTGGGAAGGCGCGGCCGAGCGCGTGCTCCACGGCTTTGCGCTGTCGCTGCTGGTCGCCGACGAACACTACGCCAGCGTCGCCCGCTGGGTCGAATCCACCAATCTGCGCGGGCGGCTGGTCTACTTCCGGGTGCGTCAGCCCCAGGCTGCCGCGCCGCCCGAGCGGCACGCCCGGTCGCTGATTGACAAGCTCGACATCCGCCCCGATTCGGCCTTTTCCCCCTGGCTTGAACAGGAGCTGGCCCGCCGGTTCGACTACGCCTGCTGCGACGACCTGGCGCAGTTCCGCCGCGAGCCCCGGGCCCTCACCGCTTCCGGGCAAATCAAGACCAGCCATCACCGTCATGAAAAGGACGACCGCCACCGCCTGGATGACCGCAGCCGTTATGTCCTCGGCTGGAGTAACGAGCAGAAAATCGCCGCCCTGGAAAACCGCCAGGCCGAGCAGGAAAGAGCCATCGAGACGCTGGCCACACAGCTGGCCGAGATTGACACCCGCCGCCGTGAGCTGACCGCCCAGCGCGACGCCATCACTGCCCTGCTGCAGATGCAAAGCTTCAGCGAGATTGACTGGCACACGCCGGCGCAGCGCATCGCCGAGTTGACCCGGGAAAAGCAGGCGCTGGAGTCCGCTTCCAGCCAGCTGCAAGTGCTGACCGAGCAGCTAACGACGCTGGAAGCGCGCATTCGCGAGCAGGAAGATGCAGAACGCCAGCTCAACCGTAAGCTGGGCCGCACCGAAGACAAGCAGCGCAATGCGCAGCAGGCGCTGACAGAGGCGCAAGCGCTTTTAGCGCAAGAGCCCGGACAGGACGAGGACCTCAGGGAGCTGGAGGCACTGCGCCCCGAGGCGCTGGGCGATCAGCAGCTGACGGTAGAGTCCTGCACCAACCGCGAGCAGGAGTTTCGCGAATGGCTGCAGCGAAAAATCGACAACGAAGCAGGGCAGCTAGGACGACTGGAGGCACGCATCCTCAAGGCCATGAGCCGATTTCAGCACGATTGGCCGCTGGATACCCAGGAGGTGGACGCCAGCCTCGACGCCATGCCCGAATACCGCGCCATGCTGCACGCCTTGCAAGCCGACAACCTGCCCCGCTTCGAGCAGCGGTTCCAGGAGCTGCTGCAGGAAAACACCATCAACGAGATTGCCAGCTTTCAGGGCCAGCTGCACAAGGAACGCCAGCTGATTCGCGAGCGTATCGACCAGATCAATCGCTCGCTGGCCGATATCGAATACAACCCCGGGCGCTACATCCTGCTGGAAGCCCAGCCCAATACCGACGTGGACATCCGCGAGTTTCAGGAAAGCCTGAAGGCCTGTACCGAAAACACCACCCTGGGAGTTGAAGACGATCAATACGACGAGCGCAAGTTTCTCCAGGTCAAGGCGATTATCGAACGCTTTCGCGGCCGTGAAGGCACGACCGAGCTGGACCAGCGCTGGACCCGCAAGGTAACCGACGTGCGCCAGTGGTTCACTTTTGCTGCCTCCGAGCGCTACCGCGAGGACGGCAGCGAGTACGAACACTACACCGACTCCGGGGGTAAATCCGGCGGGCAGAAAGAAAAGCTGGCCTATACCGTGCTCGCCGCCAGCCTGGTCTACCAGTTCGGGCTGGAATGGGGAGAAGTGCGCTCGCGCAGCTTCCGCTTTGTCATGATCGATGAAGCCTTTGGCCGTGGCTCTGACGAATCGGCCCGCTTCGGCCTGGAGCTGTTCCGCCAGCTCAATCTGCAGCTCTTGATCGTCACGCCGCTGCAAAAAATTCACATCATTGAGCCCTACGTCTCCCACGTCAGCTTTGTGGCCAACCCCGAAGGCCGGGAGTCGCTGCTGCGCAACCTCACCATCGAGGCTTTCCGCGAAGAGCGCGCAGCAAGAGAAGGCAGGCCCCACTCATGA
- a CDS encoding DUF3322 domain-containing protein — MSQPRWTRLSDIHRQLEKRWQKGELLRAGEQPDEVFPLRLALKKPTASGLLEHFHDARRWATHWQCATSQNLVPEWRTVNHRQLGRNTLPVAVVIPTLDAALRQIGRQDDARRYHMLAADITRRFPVLAHWCRRKPLKVLALQAQWPALLATLAWMAQHPRPGLYIRQLEIPGVHTKFIESHRGLLGELLDQILPEGAIDRSTTGVGHFEQRYGFRRRPSRLRLRILDSAHRLAGLDDIEIPVEQFAALRLPISTVYIVENDITALAFPPTPSAMVIFGQGYGIGRQLADAHWLKDKEVLYWGDIDTHGLRILSQLRDTLPHSRSLLMGAATLKDHSHLWGTEPSPYIGELPNLTDDEQDVYRLLGTLEPDRHLRLEQEHIKFSAL; from the coding sequence ATGAGCCAACCCCGCTGGACCCGCTTGTCTGATATACACCGGCAACTGGAAAAGCGCTGGCAAAAAGGCGAACTGCTGCGCGCCGGTGAGCAGCCGGACGAGGTCTTCCCGCTTCGCCTGGCGCTGAAAAAACCCACGGCGAGCGGGCTGCTGGAGCATTTCCATGACGCCCGGCGCTGGGCCACGCACTGGCAATGCGCTACCAGCCAGAATCTGGTACCGGAGTGGCGCACCGTCAATCATCGCCAGCTGGGGCGTAATACGCTGCCGGTGGCCGTCGTCATCCCCACGCTCGATGCCGCGCTGCGCCAAATCGGCCGGCAGGACGACGCTCGCCGCTATCACATGCTCGCCGCCGATATCACCCGGCGTTTTCCGGTGCTTGCTCATTGGTGCCGGCGCAAGCCGCTAAAAGTCCTGGCGCTGCAGGCCCAGTGGCCTGCCCTGCTGGCCACGCTTGCATGGATGGCGCAGCACCCCAGGCCAGGGCTATATATTCGCCAGCTGGAAATCCCCGGCGTGCACACCAAGTTTATCGAGAGCCACCGCGGACTGCTCGGCGAGCTGCTTGATCAGATCTTGCCGGAAGGGGCAATTGACCGTAGCACTACCGGCGTGGGCCACTTCGAACAGCGCTACGGCTTTCGCCGTCGGCCTTCCCGCCTGCGCTTACGCATTCTGGATAGCGCACACCGCCTTGCCGGACTCGACGATATCGAGATTCCCGTTGAGCAGTTCGCCGCGCTCCGCCTGCCGATCAGCACGGTGTATATCGTGGAAAACGACATCACCGCCCTGGCCTTTCCGCCCACGCCGTCGGCGATGGTGATCTTCGGCCAGGGCTACGGCATCGGCCGCCAGCTTGCCGACGCCCACTGGCTCAAGGACAAGGAGGTGCTTTACTGGGGCGATATCGACACCCACGGTCTGCGAATTCTCAGCCAGCTCCGCGACACTCTGCCCCACAGCCGCTCCTTGCTGATGGGCGCCGCCACGTTGAAAGACCACAGCCATCTCTGGGGCACGGAGCCCTCGCCGTACATCGGCGAACTGCCCAACCTGACGGACGACGAGCAGGACGTGTATCGCCTGCTTGGCACCCTGGAACCCGACCGCCACCTGCGCCTGGAGCAAGAGCACATCAAGTTCTCGGCGCTATAG
- a CDS encoding LysR family substrate-binding domain-containing protein, with the protein MIGYTDFAINGRLPSILAAFHEALPAVDIDLIRRDSHEQLEDLASERLDMGFLTGAVNGKELQHCCVHQTPFVAVLPAHHRLAALDAVPVKALAGESFVLGEIHQWRHLVPQIQALCLEAGFMPRIAREAPNSDSIFGLVAAGMGVTLYPDCHLNYDRPGIVIRPLSDSDTKLTTEMAWLNSSTNPAVYRFVEITGKLLEQVSASE; encoded by the coding sequence GTGATTGGCTATACCGATTTCGCCATCAATGGTCGCTTACCTTCCATCCTGGCAGCTTTTCATGAGGCCTTACCTGCGGTAGATATTGACTTGATTCGCCGAGATTCTCATGAGCAGCTTGAAGATCTCGCTAGCGAGCGTCTGGACATGGGGTTTTTGACTGGGGCCGTTAACGGAAAAGAGCTGCAGCACTGCTGCGTTCATCAAACGCCATTTGTTGCGGTTTTGCCTGCTCACCATCGACTTGCCGCTTTAGACGCCGTGCCGGTTAAGGCGTTAGCTGGGGAGTCTTTTGTACTGGGTGAAATACATCAGTGGCGGCACCTGGTGCCGCAGATCCAGGCGTTATGCCTAGAGGCCGGGTTCATGCCCAGGATCGCCCGAGAGGCGCCTAACAGCGATAGTATTTTTGGCCTCGTGGCTGCAGGGATGGGGGTTACCCTTTATCCAGATTGCCATCTCAACTATGACAGACCGGGCATTGTTATACGGCCGCTATCGGATAGCGATACAAAGCTCACCACTGAAATGGCCTGGTTAAACAGCAGCACAAACCCGGCCGTATACCGTTTTGTCGAAATCACCGGGAAACTGCTGGAGCAGGTGTCGGCTTCCGAATGA
- a CDS encoding Zn-dependent hydrolase: MAEELRINQDRLWQRLMRMAEIGATPAGGSCRVALTEEDRQGRDLFIEWCHTLGCEIRIDRMGNIFAQRPGTDPQRLPIACGSHLDTQPHGGKFDGVYGVLAGVEIFETLNEKNIETAAPLEICVWTNEEGARFAPPMISSGVFGGTYELDYGLSREDADGITLGEALESIGYTGALPCGDHRLGAFIEAHIEQGPILERQEETIGVVTGVQGSRWYRVTFHGQDAHTGSTPMEGRRDALLSAAQTINAVKKIAEGQAPSAVATVGRIDCLPNSHNTIPGEVALTVDMRHASTETLDTMETQLHEAASAAAQQESTEVEIQRIMNTPSVHFDTHCIVAVASAVHQLGYPHRRMLSGAGHDACHVARVAPTSMIFVPCAGGLSHNEAESATPEDLAAGANTLLYALIKLAR, translated from the coding sequence ATGGCCGAGGAACTCAGAATTAATCAGGATCGTCTTTGGCAGCGGTTGATGCGCATGGCAGAAATCGGCGCGACGCCTGCGGGCGGCAGCTGCCGTGTTGCACTCACTGAGGAGGATCGCCAAGGCCGCGACCTATTTATCGAGTGGTGCCACACGCTTGGCTGTGAAATTCGCATTGACCGCATGGGCAATATTTTCGCCCAGCGTCCCGGTACTGATCCGCAACGCTTACCGATCGCCTGTGGCAGCCATCTCGACACCCAGCCTCACGGCGGAAAATTCGACGGTGTTTATGGCGTGTTGGCCGGCGTGGAAATTTTTGAAACGCTAAACGAGAAAAATATTGAAACCGCCGCCCCGCTGGAAATCTGCGTCTGGACCAACGAAGAAGGCGCGCGCTTTGCTCCGCCCATGATTTCCTCGGGAGTCTTTGGCGGCACCTATGAACTCGATTATGGACTAAGCCGAGAGGATGCTGATGGCATCACGCTTGGCGAAGCATTGGAAAGTATCGGGTATACGGGAGCGCTACCCTGTGGTGACCACCGGCTCGGCGCCTTCATCGAGGCGCACATTGAACAGGGGCCCATTCTTGAGCGGCAAGAGGAAACCATCGGTGTGGTCACCGGTGTCCAAGGCTCTCGCTGGTACCGGGTGACCTTTCATGGCCAGGACGCGCATACGGGCTCAACTCCCATGGAGGGCCGTCGTGATGCCCTGCTCAGCGCTGCTCAAACGATCAATGCGGTCAAGAAGATCGCAGAAGGGCAAGCACCGTCCGCCGTTGCAACCGTGGGACGTATTGACTGCTTACCCAACTCCCACAACACCATACCTGGTGAAGTAGCGCTTACCGTCGACATGCGACACGCCAGCACCGAAACGCTCGATACCATGGAAACCCAACTCCATGAAGCAGCTAGTGCGGCAGCGCAGCAGGAAAGTACGGAAGTCGAAATACAGCGGATAATGAATACGCCTTCTGTCCACTTCGATACACACTGTATTGTTGCCGTCGCTTCGGCTGTTCATCAATTGGGGTATCCCCATCGGCGCATGCTTTCCGGTGCCGGCCACGATGCCTGCCATGTAGCGCGCGTGGCGCCTACCAGCATGATCTTTGTCCCTTGTGCAGGAGGACTCAGCCACAACGAAGCAGAAAGTGCCACCCCAGAGGATCTGGCTGCTGGCGCTAACACTCTGCTTTATGCATTGATCAAGTTAGCCCGTTAA